In Montipora foliosa isolate CH-2021 chromosome 9, ASM3666993v2, whole genome shotgun sequence, the DNA window GTGAACTTAGCACTTTAGGTGCAACGGACTCACAACTTGAATGGAAACGAGGCAACGTTCTCCTTGATAACAAGGTAAAGTGCGCACAAAAACAAGTTAAATACCTGATACTCTTCCAATTCGGCCAGTTCACTGTTTGTCAAAGCAAGTTCAGCCTCCTTCTCAAGCATAACCTGCTTCAAAGCTAGAAGAGTAAGAAAAAATCCGTTACTTGATCATTGCTTCTTCACATTTCAGTCCTCAATCTCATTGACCTGGGTTTTATGATGACCGAATatgcgtgcaacgaaaacacaaaagctcgtttccggtcacgcgCAAAATTCTTTACGCGGGATGACGTAGTCAGTCCGCGTTGACATTTTGGTCTTTGGTAGTTTTCATCGGAGTCACAAATTGTGgtgttttttttcactttcccgTGTCCCGTGCCCTTGGCCAAAGCTTAAGGGACGTCGCGAAAATTTTGCGATTTTATAGGTTGCAAGTATGAATCAAGTTAGGTTGCAAAGTACAACTCAAATCTTCAGGAGAAGTTAAGCGTCTCCAATTTCGACCGCTAAATAGCTTTGTTATTCTGATTACGCGGGATTCCTGTAAGGCGGACCGCGTAGTATCTTATTCTTATTTGAAGTCACAAATCGCACGTTTTTTTGAAGTTCCCGTACCCCGTAGAACCAAGTGGTCTCTTTGTTTCGAATGGAAGTCGGAGAAGTGGAATCTCGTCGGCCCGAAGAACACAGCCATAAACTAGCTTCAAAAGCTCTCATCGTCTTGACATTCCACCTAGATCATTCTCGAACGTTGCGCCAATCATTGCTTTCCTTCATCGCCGGCTGAGCAGGGATTTAAGCTTGGAAATCTCACACCAATGTTTCCGTAAAGCGTCCACTGAATGGGGTTAATGTACGTCGTATCTCACAGATTTTTTCATCGTGACCCGTAGGAGGAAAACAGCCATAAATTTTTAAGTTATCAAACGAAGATTTCAACCAGGCACCAAGCACTTTATCtaaacaccaaatttgaagcaACTTTCATATGTACGATTTTCATTACATTCAGAAAACCAGCCAGTTCTCACTCAGATCAAAGGGTTGCACTCTTTCGAAGATGTTACGGTTCATTACCTAGAGTACCTTTTTATCGATCATCGCTATGTTAGTGTTATGTTTATCGTTTGTTATTTTGCACACTACATAATCAGGATAATTATAAACtagcaataaaaataaaggaTTAGTGAGGTGCGTTCGAGTCCTGCCTTGTTATCGACGATCGAGGCTTCTGAAGGTAGTTGTATATTTTGGGGAGAATCGTTTTGTACCGCTTTCTAGTAATTGTTCAGTAATTAAGGTATCGCACCAAACGTATTTATGCAATATCAGCGTTATGGGATTTCCATACACTCCGAGCAGCGTGACTTCCAGTGTCCGCGAAGGTATCACCGGCCGGTCCCCTATCCAAGTTctaaccccgcccaacagggTTCAACTTCAGTGGACTAACGGAAATGGGCTCCCTTACTACTCTACGTAGACAATGACAGTAAACGTTGTATCTGTACATATataacaaaacatttttcatttacagtgaCTGAAATGAATTTTGTGAACTTTCAAAAATGTTCCTTAATTAGGAAATAGACCAGTTGCGATATCGAGGCCcaggggaataaactcatacaaatccttattttcattccccagagcctcaaaATCATGTTCATTGTTTTAACTTGAATTTTCATATATTGAAGTTAGTCTATTGCTCTCGTGACACTTGAATGAATGTTGGTGAGACTTGAATGTTCCTTTACAACACCAAAGACTAAAAATGGCCCTTTCCTGCCGTCAAATTACAGATCCTCACAGGAATCACCCTTTGGCGCCCTGATCAGTTTTTCAATCTATTTCATGTAAGAAATTCCTTGTGCCCTCGCGCCAGTCTGTTGCAACTCCACACAATCTGGTTTGTCAGTGTAAACAGACTGTGATTATCGCTGCCCATTAAAAGTTTAATAAGTTTGTATGCAGGGATGGCGGAGCAGTAATACTACTtgcctcctaccaatgtggcccgggttcgaatcccatacTCGGcgtcataagtgggttgagcTCAAGGCctgcttgctcgcaggctacgtTAGGAGATCCAAATTTACCCAAATATAATTGAGTacatttgctttttgttttttttaaagttatgatCTGATTGGATCTACATTGAATCAATAGAATACAATTTAGAATATTCAGGGTCAGTGATTAGAATGGATGCATTCTGGGGAATGTGGCCCTTTAAAAAAGCCACGCTACTGCCTGAAAATTTTTGGTGTCTGTAGGATCTTTGTGGTATTTCATCCTTAAGTGGTTAATTCACTTTCGGGATATTACTTTAAAAAGAATGGCATATCATGGGCTAAAATCAGCCTAACAGTGAATCATGAAAGCATTACATTGTTTCTTGTCTTGATAATCTTTTAACATCTGTTCTCTTTGTTGCCTGATGTTTTCCAATTCTTGCTGATTACTGTCGCTGAGAGATATTATAGTTGTCTGCCTTTTCTGTGTCTTTTTAGCCATGTAAGACATGTACTCATGCTGAAAAAGTAAAACATACAGTATGTAGCTTTGTTTTGAGTAAACACTGAACCAACTTACGGCTGTGTCACTCATTTGACTTGGAATTCTCCTAAGCCAGACAGCGTCATCCTAAATTCAGTCAGTAACGTTTCAAAAAACTTTAATACCTACATCACTGAtcaatgcataaataggttctAGAGTGCAATGGAAGTTATAGGTTGCAATAtgaaagttgctatggaaacacagcgatgGGGTAATTTTGTtcagtatataataaataaaagaagTGTATAAACTTGCTCATACCTTtggtgatttatggtcactggTGTTTTGAAAGTACTCAAATTGCACTTGCCAAGGATtctgagaactttcaaaacatcaattGTGCCCACAAAtcatgaaatacatgtacactcacATTCAAATGATTTCCTCCACATATCTTCTTTTATTAATAACTATTGGATCTCAGTTTGTCATGAAAGAATGTGCAAACAATACTGAGACAACTCACCAAAAAACTCCAGATGTCTCAATAAGACACTTACACTTTCCAATCTTGTTTGTTGTGCCTCTTCTTGAAGccattcattttctttcctcctGTTTCCAAGCTGTTAAGGAGCTATGATCATGAAGTACAGAGAAAGCCCTATGACCTTGGATTTGGAAGCATGTTATAAGGAAGTACATGTATCTGTGGTTATGTGAATCCAGGGGCTGACTCTCAGTCGTGGTCTTTCAATATAATACCAGCATGATTTTTCAGGGAATAGTCTATTTTACAGAGAGGGTAAATATTTAATCAATTCCCAGGTTTGAAAAATGCCAGAGAATCCATGACAGCTGAGTACCGGCATCTGTGCAAGCCGTGTCTGTATCGATCATTTTCCCACACTGTTAGTAAGTCAGTGGGCTGACTGCTTTACAAATTTTCAACAAAGAATGAGATCAAACAAACATTAAAACATATAAGATTGAAGTTACAGAAGACGGAATTGAGAACTTCTAGATCCAAAGCTACACACAAACCATATCCTGTTCAGATAAAGGTATAGTGACTTTATGTTCTGGATGGAGCCGTGTGCCTTTCACAACTGAGAATACAATCCTTTTAAGTAGCTTGAAGGATACAATTCCTCTACgtctttctttaaatttgataatttttcagtcaaaaCCTCCAGTCTGTAAATGGAACAAAAAACAAGTAACATGGCTCTAGCTAATTAACAACAGATCAGTGCCGAAAAACTTAGGATACCTCGTACATGTCCGTCAAATAATTAAAGCACAACATGCGGCCGTCTATAAAAAAATGGAGTGGATCTGAAACTTTAAGTTGAAGTCGTAGCATATTAAGAGTCATTAAGCTTAAATGAACCAAGCAAAGATTTtagaatttcctttttttttttttttttttttcatttttcgtcaAAACGCATATAAAGTAAGCTTACGTAAGCTTACCTTAAGCATTGAGTTTATTAAAACGCTTCGAAAAAACATTTAATCTTACTCTTTTCTTAGTTCCTGCTCCCTGTCTGAAGGATTAATTTTTCCCCCTCCCTCCTCGCCATCTGTGTCACCTTTGATGCTTCCTTTAGCCTTctttttgcctttctttttgGCTGGCATCTTCAAagtcaaaataaacaaatgCAGTCGCCTTGGACTCATTTATCGCCCGCGATTGCATAGCGGTGAACAGTATACGTCATGTGACCGATGCATAGAAAGACCAAGTAAGTGGTTTTGTAATGTGGGTCGGAGCTCTTACCGCAGTGACAGTTGCGGTAATATTTGTTCCCCTGATAACTCCAGGGCAGCAACTTGACAATGTTAGTGTATCATTGGATGCTGGTGCAGTTGTCGGTCCCTTGCGGCATTTTTGGGAAAGCACAGGCTTTTGCCCTCCAGATCCGCATCAAGAGTCCTATAGGTTTATACTATCCAACGATGAAATTCAAAATCTAGCTTACATTGGTTCAGTGCCTAAACAAGGAATAAAGCAAGTTCGAATACATTGGCTGTTGGATTTGGTTACTTTCAGAAGAAATGAAGACAAGAGTGTAGTTTATAACTTTACATTTCTGGACCATGTCATGCACTTGCTTATCCAGAATGGGTTGAGGCCTGGATTCGAACTGATGGGGAACCCATCAAGTTTCTTCACAGATTTTGACGACATCAAACAAATTTATGCCTGGAGGGATCTTGTCGCTAACCTGGCAAATCATCTGATAGGTATTTAGAATGTACGATTTATTCTAATGCAATTTCGGAGAAGGGACTCTGGGTCTCATAGGGGATGCAACAGGTTGTAGGTATCAGTCTCACATGGcagtaataattaataataattacatttatatagcgcagaCCTCTATATGAATATATTCAGTCGCGCttcacaatattttaaaataaaattatgtcaaaCTGTCACGTGAACTAAAAACATaagaaactattaaaaactACAACCATATACctatttaaaagctaaattaaaaatgAGACATGAGTAGAAAAACctatttaaaagctaaattaaaaaaatgagttTTAACAGCAGTCTTAAAAGTGTCCAATGTCTTTATGTTGCGAATTGTTGAAGGTAATGCATTCCAAAGATAAGGTGCAGCTGACTGGAATGCACGATCGCCAAGGGTTGGACGGGTCTTAATGCTAGGTAACTCAAGTAATAAAGAGTCGTTTGACCTAAGGGAGTATCTGGATTGCTTTTTgatgcaaattaaatcaatcagGTAATTAGGAGCTAGACCGTATAAACACTTAAATGTCAAAAGCAAAATCTTAAACTTTATGCGGTAACTAATCGGGAGCCAATGAAGGTTAAAGAGCAATGGTGTAACATGACAGAATCTTGGTGCTCCTATGACCAGCCGAGCTGCGGCATTCTGTATACGTTGGAATTTCATGATATGTGAATTCGGGAGGCCATATAAtaggctattacaataatctacTCTACTGGTTATAAAAGCATGAACTAATGATTCGGTAGTTGGACGACTTAAATATTTCCTAATTCTACGTATGTTATAAAGATAATAAAAAGCAGATGAGCAAGTGGCCAGTGGCCAGGAATGCAAGAAGACTGCATGAAATATTTGACATCAGGAACTAATAACTGATGACCTCTGATACTGCAAATCCCATTTGCACAAAGTAGTCTTAATTTCGACCCCTTCGCAGTGACAAAATCCCAGTTCCCAGTGATCAAATTCGATTTTCCCAGGTCAATCCCACCTCCAATTTAACCCCTTCATGACCCTCTTTAATACCAGAACCAGGCTTTTCCAAGTTGAGAACTTGCTCCACTGTGTTATTGCATTTCAGCCACAGGCGTATAGCACCCTAATTTCCTACAAGACAGCATTTGTATTTCATGTGGTTGTGAAGACCCTTTACACCTGATATGGTGGTACAACTCTGCATGCCTCTTGTTTTCTAAGTGATAGatcattgctaaataattatGTAGGCAGTTGCTGGCAGGCAGGGGTCCCATGCCCCTCCACTTTTTTTGCCCCAAAAAGTAAAAACACACAAGtataaaaagttgaaaatagaatttcttcttccagaAATCTGAAGCAACAAGATGTCAATAATTCCAGATAGATTAACTTTAAATACAGCACCATTTCCCCAGTTCatcactttttttatttggggATACAAAACTACAGAAAAAATACCAGCTAAGAATTACAACAAATGAGAAATGAGACAAAAATATAAACATGTCAAATCATCTTGACATCCAAGCGAATTCACTCTCTTCATTACTGGATTTGTCTTTGGAACGTGATCTAAACTCAGCAATGTCCTCTCAAAAACCCCGATTATCGAAGCAAAAATCACTCTTATCCTGGGTAAGGCCCCACGATAATAAGGCGAACGTCAAGGATGAAAAAGTAGAAAAGTCTAGCTTGTGCTGCAGAAATGCCAGAGAGGAGTCTGAGAGTGGCCACGATTATGCTGCTGTTGTCAGTCTATTGAAGCAGTAACGTTGGTTCCCTGTTACCTCTACTGTACTCAGAGAATGAAGAAATCAGCcaagaaatcatttccttttaagTCCTACGGCAACAGGAATAGGTCTTTTCAGGTGGGGTGGTTTGATCACCACCCGTGGCTGCACTACTGACAGTGAAAGTATGGATGCTTTGCTGATAAAATCTACCTATGCCTCTCAGACAGTCTAGTGCAGGTAATGAGTTCCTGGTGTAGTGATTACAAATTTACTATGATGACTCTTACAGATTAAATGTGGTCTCAAGATTCATACGCAgcccttgttttgttttgtaattttttcaaTATCCATTTGTTTGTTGAGAGAGAGTTTAGAACTTCTAATGAACTGACTCCTTACCACTGTTGTGCTTCCGTTAAACAAGACAGTCAATGCTTTCTTGAAACTCCCATTGGATTTTTATCGGGAAAACCAGGGATAAGGTAGTTCCAATAAGGAAGATGGGATACATTTTTTGATCATATGTTATCCAAAGCTAAAAGAAATAGGGATCACTCTTTCATGATACCAAGAATAAGTTAGGACGGAATGtttcaaaagtattttcatCAATAGAACTTTACTAAATTTTAGATAATTAGATAATTTTTAGAAATTTGTAATCTGAACATGTCTTTTGTTCAGTGATGTTTTCATGTGTAcaataaagactattattattattattattattagtagtagtagtagtagtagtagtagtagtagtagtatttttttattttttatttatttttttaattaatccATGGAAAAAATATTCATGTTTGGTGATCATGTATAATTACTTTACTAAGCCtcaaaacttgaaatttaaagGCCCAAAATTCTGGGAAATGCACTctctggtgttttttttttcaaatattctcatgaggggaggggggggcaggggttagggttagggttagagttaATCCAGCATAAGCATTGTAATATTGAACTTTAAGCATGCCATCTGTGTACTGTAACTTATTTAGTTAGAGACCAGGTGTGCACTTGTTGGAGGGCTAATGCTGACTTTTCCATTGCAGAGCTGTTTGGATTGGCTGAGGTATCACAATGGAACTTTGAATCCTGGAATGAACCAGAGAACAGAAAGCATTTTGATGGTCTTCATGTAACAACAAAAGGGTACCTCATGTACTACG includes these proteins:
- the LOC137971358 gene encoding coiled-coil domain-containing protein 166-like, with the translated sequence MSPRRLHLFILTLKMPAKKKGKKKAKGSIKGDTDGEEGGGKINPSDREQELRKELEVLTEKLSNLKKDVEELRKENEWLQEEAQQTRLESHEYMSYMAKKTQKRQTTIISLSDSNQQELENIRQQREQMLKDYQDKKQSLKQVMLEKEAELALTNSELAELEEYQTLQRDQKAEIARLEQEVHTMRGKHSEAIQKLKSQFLREKRSYQKESDEKIQEMAQQASQEAKQCLDEHTRRIKDENCLLRKELLQLIKRTRALHEHRRELEEQHKRLTQELQYSRDLKKLRGSRQIRLNQNFGITDDKKDGEGGNKPTTRK